The sequence TGAACCACGAACCCCTGCGGAACGTGATCCTTACGACGGAAGAGAACGGGGCGTAGATGCCGGGAGAGAACGGGACTTAGTCCACTTCCGGCACCCTCCGCAACCTTTCGGATGCGGGCCGTACCCGCATACCCGCTGGTCGTCACGGAGCGTAGAGAGGCTATGTCCCTGAGTGACGATACTGGTGTATCGTCCCGACAGGGGTTGCGCCGCCTACGTTCGGCGCCGGGGATGGATATTTCAGATTTGTGAGGGGGGCGACGGGCGATGCACGGCCTATGGACGAACGATCCGACGCGGCGGAGCCGCCGACGGCGACCCTGGCGCGCGGCGGCGCGCAGACGCGGCCATCACACGAGCCATCACAGCCACCGCCACCGCAGCCCGGCCGGCCGTCGCAGGCATGTCCTCCGGGACCCACGGGACCCGGGAGCGGCACTGACCGGGAGGCCCCGGTGAACGCGCCGCCCTCCGTGACGACCGTGACGAGCGCCCTGGACGGCTTGGTGCGCGCACCGCTCGCGCCGGGGGCTCCGCCGCAGTCCCGTCCGCCGGCCGTCGGCGCCGGGTCGCGTCTGGTCCAGCAATTGGTCCTGGCCCTCGTCTGCGGGGCCTACGCCATCGGGTCCACCTTCGACTGGGGCTCGGGCCGCCTCGCGCTGATCATGGGCGACTTCGGGCTGAGCGCCGCGGCGGGCGCCGCCGCCGTCTCCTGCTTCTGCTACGCCCGCAGCCCGCGGGTCCGCTTCCGGCCGGCCTGGCTGCTGTTCGCGCTCTCCTCGGCGATGGCGGCCCTGGGCAACGCGGTCTGGGGCTGGTACGAGGTCGTGCTGGGGCGGAGCGTGCCGAGCCCGAGCTACGCCGACCTGTTCTTCCTGTGCTTCGCGCCGCCCGCCATCGTGGGCCTGCTGGTCCTCGCCAAGCGGCCGATGACCCGGGCGGGCTGGATCTGCCTGGCGCTGGACGCCTGGCTGATCGGCGGCTCCCTGCTCACCCTGTCCTGGAGCCTCGCGCTCGCCCAGGCGGCGCGGTTCGACGGACCGAGCGTGGCGCACACCGCGCTGTCGCTGGCCTACCCACTGCTCGACATCGCGCTCGTCAGCATGGTGCTCGCGCTGCACTTCCGCCGCTCCTCGGGCAACCGCACGGCGGTCAACACCGCGATCGGCGCGCTCGCCCTCACCGTGATGTGCGACGCGCTGTTCACCTCGCCGCTGCTGCACAGCAGCTACCGCTCCGGGCAGCTGCTGGACGCGGGCTGGTTCGCCGGGTCGCTGCTGCTCGCCTACGCCCCCTGGGCCGCTCCGTCGCGTCCGGGAGCACGGGAGGCCGACCGGCACGTACCCGACGGGCACACGCGCGTGGTGCACGAGCACGTGCCCGGACAGCGCGGCACAGGCCATCCCCACGTGCCCGCACCCGCCCCCGGAGGCGAACACGGCCGCTACCCGGCCGGCCGGCCGCTCTCCGGCTCCCTCGCCGCGCTCACCCCGTACCTCGCCGCCGCGGTGTGCACCCTGGGCATCCTGTACAACGTCCTCAACGGCCGCAGGCCCGACCATGTCGTGCTGATCACCGCAGGCGCCGTCGTACTGGCGCTCGTCATGCGCCAGGGCATCATGCTGCTGGACAACATCACCCTCACCCAGGAACTGGCGCAGAAGGAGAACCACTTCCGCTCCCTGGTGCAGGGCTCCAGCGACGTCATCATGATCGCCGCACCCAACGGCATCCTCCGGTACGTCTCCCCGGCCGCCGCCGGGGTCTACGGACGGTCCGCCGAGGATCTGGTGGGTACCGAACTGGCCGGTCTCATCCACCCGGAGGACCTGGGCTGTGTGGTGCACGAGGTGCGCCGGTTCCTCGCCGTCAGCCCGCTGGAGGAGGCCACCACACGCATCGAGTGCCGCTTCCGCTCCGGGGACGGCGGCTGGCTCAACGTCGAGTCCACCGTCAACCGGCACCACGGCGGCCTGATCTTCAACAGCCGGGACGTGACCGAACGGGTGCGGCTGCAGGCCCAGTTGCAGCACAACGCCGAGCACGACCCGCTCACCGACCTGCCCAACCGCGCGCTGTTCACCCAGCGCGTCCAGCAGGCCCTCTCCGGCCGCCGCGCCACCGACCGGGGCGCCGCCCTGCGCGGCACCGCCGTTCTCTTCATCGACCTGGACGGCTTCAAGGCCGTCAACGACACGATCGGGCACCAGGCCGGGGACGAACTGCTCGTCCAGGCCGCCCGCAGGCTCCAGGACGCCGTCCGGCAGGGGGACACCGCCTCCCGGCTCGGCGGCGACGAGTTCGCGGCCCTGATCGTCGGGGACGGCACCCGTGACCGTGCCGCCCGGGAGCGCAACATCCTGGAGCTCGCCGACCGTCTCAGAATGACCCTCTCCCAGCCCTACGCCATCGGCGGCAACGATGTCCGGGTCAACGCCTCCATCGGCGTCGCCTTCGCCGAACAGGGCCTCGGCGCGGGCGAGCTGCTGCGCAACGCCGACCTCGCGATGTACCGCGCGAAATCGGCCGGCAAGGGCCGCGTCGAGCTGTACAAGCCGCAGATGCAGCAGGACGTCGTACGCAAGGCGGAGCTGGCCACACGGCTGCGCGCCGCGCTGCACGACGGCGAGTTCGCCCTGCTGCACCAGCCCGTGGTCTGCCTGGAGAAAGGCCGGATCACATCGGTTTCCGCACAGGCGCGCTGGCGCTCCTCCCAGGGGGTGCTCTTCACCCCGGCCGAGTTCCTGCGGGTGGCCGAGGACGGCGACAAGACCGCGGAGCTGGACCGCTGGATCCTCCAGGAGGCGGTGGAGCAGGCCGCCGAGCGGGCCGCCACCGGGAACGTGGTGCCGGTGGCCGTGCGGGTGAGCGCCCGCCGGCTGCTGGACCGCTCGATGCCGCTCGGCTCCGTGGAGGCGCTGCTGACCCGGCACGGGCTGCCGCCCGGCGCGTTGGTCGTGGAGCTGTCCGGCACCGACCCCATGGCCGCGCTGGACGAGCTGGAGCGGCGTCTGACCGCGCTCAGCCGGCTCGGGGTACGGATCGCCCTGGACGGCTTCGGCAGCGGCTACGCGGCGATCACGGCCCTCAGAAGGCTCCCCGTCGACATCCTGAAGCTCGACCGCAGCCTGGTCGAGGGGGTCGTGGAGTCCGCTCGGCTGCACAAGATCACCAGCGGGCTGCTGCGGATCGCCGGCGATCTCGGGCTCCAGTCCGTCGCCGAGGGTGTGGACCTGCCGGAACAGGTCGTCGCGCTGCGCGCGATGGGCTGCACGCACGGGCAGGGCATGGCGTTCGCGGGGCCGCTGGACGAGTACCGGCTGCGCCGGGCGCTCGGATCCGGTCACTATCCCGTGCCGCACGCGCCGGCCGAGCCGGCGTTCGCGGGCGGCGCGCGAGAGCCGCAGGCGCGCGTCGGCGTCGAGAGCGGGGGCGCGCGAAGGTCCGAAGAGCTGAGCGCGGTCGTCGCCTCGACCCCGACCGCGGCGCCCCGGAGGTGACGAGCTGTGGAAAGGGCCGCGGGGGTGTACACCGGAAGGGTGTCCGCCGTCTTCGGAGGTGGCAGTGCCCTTCGCTCACATAATGAGACTCCCGTCCCACCCACTTGACACGTGGTGCGTGCCGGGGGGAGGGTCAGTGCCATGCGCACCCGAATTCTCGTACTTGGACAGCGCGTCGGCTGAGCTGGGACCCACCGGAGGACGATCCGGAATCCCCAGCGACCACACCGGCGCGCTCCCCTCGCTTGCCCTACGGCACGAGGGGTTTTTTGTTGCACGAGCACCTTTCGTGCAGCGCTTGAACTCCGCCCAAACCTCGCAAAAACCCTCAGCATCGAGAAGAGAATGCCGATGACCGAGCAGGCCACCGGGGCCCATCCGCAGCCGCGGCCCCGATCCGGAGGACAGCAGTCCGCCCCCGTCGAGCACGTCACGGGTGCGCAGTCCCTCATCCGCTCCCTCGAGGAGGTCGGCGCTGAGACGGTATTCGGTATCCCCGGCGGCGCGATCCTGCCGGCGTACGACCCGCTGATGGACTCCACCCGGGTGCGCCACGTCCTGGTCCGCCACGAGCAGGGCGCAGGCCACGCGGCCACCGGCTACGCGCAGGCCACCGGCAAGGTCGGCGTCTGCATGGCGACCTCGGGGCCGGGTGCCACCAACCTGGTCACGCCGATCGCCGACGCGCACATGGACTCGGTGCCGCTGGTCGCGATCACCGGTCAGGTCGCCTCGAAGTCGATCGGCACGGACGCCTTCCAGGAGGCGGACATCGTCGGCATCACCATGCCGATCACCAAGCACAACTTCCTGGTCACCAAGGCCGAGGACATCCCGCGGACCATCGCGCAGGCGTTCCACATCGCCTCCACCGGCCGCCCGGGCCCGGTCCTGGTCGACATCGCCAAGGACGCCCTCCAGGCGAAGACCACCTTCTCCTGGCCGCCGGTCATGGACCTGCCCGGCTATCGCCCGGTGACCAAGCCGCACGCCAAGCAGATCCGCGAGGCGGCCAAGCTGATCACCTCCGCCAAGCGGCCCGTCCTCTACGTCGGCGGCGGCGTCCTCAAGGCCCAGGCCACCGCCGAGCTGAAGGTCCTCGCCGAACTCACCGGAGCGCCCGTCACCACCACCCTGATGGCGCTCGGCGCGTTCCCCGACAGCCACCCGCTGCACGTGGGAATGCCGGGCATGCACGGTGCGGTCACCGCCGTCACCGCGCTGCAGAAGGCCGACCTGATCGTCGCCCTCGGAGCCCGCTTCGACGACCGCGTCACCGGCAAGCTGGACAGCTTCGCGCCGTACGCCAAGATCGTCCACGCCGACATCGACCCGGCCGAGATCGGCAAGAACCGCGCCGCCGACGTGCCGATCGTCGGTGACGCCCGCGAGGTCATCGCCGACCTGGTCCAGGCCGTGCAGAAGGAGCACAGCGAGGGCCACCAGGGCGACTACACCGCCTGGTGGAGCGACCTGAACCGCTGGCGCGAGACCTACCCGCTCGGCTACGACCAGCCCGAGGACGGCTCGCTGTCCCCGCAGCAGGTCATCGAGCGCATCGGGCAGCTCGCTCCCGAGGGCACGATCTTCGCCGCGGGCGTCGGCCAGCACCAGATGTGGTCCGCGCACTTCATCCAGTACGAGAAGCCCGCCACCTGGCTGAACTCCGGCGGCGCCGGCACGATGGGCTACGCGGTCCCGGCCGCCATGGGCGCCAAGGCCGGACAGCCGGACCACACGGTCTGGGCGATCGACGGTGACGGCTGCTTCCAGATGACCAATCAGGAGCTGACCACCTGCGCCCTGAACAACATCCCGATCAAGGTCGCCATCATCAACAACGGCGCCCTCGGGATGGTCCGCCAGTGGCAGACCCTCTTCTACAACCAGCGTTACTCCAACACCGTGCTGCACTCCGGCCCCGACGACGTCAACCCGGAGGCCAGGGGCACCCGCGTGCCGGACTTCGTGAAGCTGTCCGAGGCCATGGGCTGCGTGGGCCTGCGCTGCGAGCGCCCGGAGGACCTGGACAAGGTCATCGAAGAGGCGAACTCCATCAACGACCGCCCGGTCGTCGTCGACTTCATCGTCCACGAGGACGCGATGGTGTGGCCGATGGTCGCCGCCGGCACCTCCAACGACGAGATCATGGCCGCCCGGGACGTCCGCCCCGACTTCGGCGACAACGAAGACGACTGACCTTCAACAGGCAAGGAAGAGCAACCAGACATGTCCAAGCACACGCTCTCCGTCCTGGTGGAGAACACGCCGGGCATCCTCGCCCGGATCGCCGCCCTGTTCTCGCGCCGCGGCTTCAACATCGACTCGCTCGCGGTCGGCGTCACCGAGCACCCCGACATCTCCCGCATCACCATCGTGGTGGGCGTCGAGGACCTGCCGCTGGAGCAGGTCACCAAGCAGCTCAACAAGCTCGTCAACGTGCTGAAGATCGTGGAGCTGGAGCCCGGCCAGGCGGTTCAGCGCGAACTCGTTCTGGTGAAGGTGCGCGCCGACAACGAGACGCGATCCCAGATCGTGGAGATCGTCCAGCTGTTCCGCGCCAAAACGGTCGACGTCTCCCCGGAGGCCGTCACCATCGAGGCCACCGGATCCAGCGAGAAGCTGTCCGCCATGCTCAAGATGCTGGAGCCGTTCGGCATCAAGGAGCTGGTCCAGTCCGGGACGATCGCGATCGGCCGCGGCGCCCGCTCGATCACGGACCGCTCGCTGCGCGCGCTGGACCGATCCGCGTAAGGCTGAACGCGTAAGGCTGAATACGGGCGGTCCCGCCGCCCGTATGCCGAGACCCCGAAACTTCCCCTCCCCTCACCGGCATACGGTGGGACGCACAAACTGCACACCAAGGAGAGAACCCAAAGTGGCCGAGCTGTTCTACGACGCCGACGCCGACCTGTCCATCATCCAGGGCCGCAAGGTCGCGGTCATCGGATACGGCAGCCAGGGCCACGCCCACGCGCTGTCGCTGCGTGACTCGGGCGTCGACGTGCGAGTCGGTCTGCACGAGGGCTCCAAGTCCAAGGCCAAGGCCGAGGAGCAGGGCCTGCGCGTGGTGACCCCGGCCGAGGCCGCAGCCGAGGCCGACGTCATCATGATCCTCATCCCGGACCCGATCCAGGCCCAGGTCTACGAGGAGTCCATCGCGCCGAACCTGAAGGACGGCGACGCGCTGTTCTTCGCGCACGGCTTCAACATCCGCTTCGGCTTCATCAAGCCCCCGGCCGGCGTCGACGTCGCCCTGGTCGCCCCGAAGGGCCCGGGCCACCTGGTGCGCCGCCAGTACGAGGAGGGCCGTGGCGTCCCGGCGATCGCCGCCGTCGAGCAGGACGCGACCGGCAACGCCTTCCCGCTGGCCCTGTCGTACGCCAAGGCCATCGGCGGCACCCGCGCCGGCGTCATCAAGACGACCTTCACCGAGGAGACCGAGACCGACCTGTTCGGCGAGCAGGCCGTGCTGTGCGGCGGCACCTCCGCCCTGGTCAAGGCCGGCTTCGAGACCCTGGTCGAGGCGGGCTACCAGCCGGAGATCGCCTACTTCGAGTGCCTGCACGAGCTGAAGCTGATCGTCGACCTCATGTACGAGGGCGGCCTGGAGAAGATGCGCTGGTCCGTCTCCGAGACCGCCGAGTGGGGCGACTACGTCACCGGTCCGCGCATCATCACCGACGCCACCAAGGCCGAGATGAAGCAGGTCCTCGCGGAGATCCAGGACGGCACCTTCGCCCAGACCTGGATGGACGAGTACCACGGCGGTCTGAAGAAGTACAACGAGTACAAGCAGCAGGACGCGGAGCACCTGCTGGAGACCACCGGCAAGCAGCTGCGCAAGCTGATGAGCTGGGTGAACGAGGAGGCGTAAGCCTCGTGTCAGGGGGTCGGGGCAGACTGCTCCGGCCCCCTTTGGCCACTCCGTCCAGCCCCGGACGGGTGATCCTTCCGCAGAGGCGCAAGACGGTCTCGGCGGCGCCACTACACTGCTGCACAACATACGCGTCAGGCCCACAGCGTCGTGCGTCTTCCGCGGCTAGCCCCCCTCCTCCGCCTGCGGCCGTCGGGACGGCCGTCCGCATGCATTGGACTAGTGAGGACCTCACGTGAGCTCGAAACCTGTCGTACTCATCGCTGAAGAGCTGTCGCCCGCGACCGTCGACGCGCTCGGCCCGGACTTCGAGATCCGGCACTGCAACGGAGCCGACCGCGCCGAACTGCTCGCCGCCATCGCCGACGTCGACGCGATCCTGATCCGTTCCGCCACCAAGGTCGACGCGGAGGCCACCGCCGCCGCCAAGAAGCTCAAGGTCGTCGCTCGAGCCGGCGTCGGCCTGGACAACGTCGACGTCTCCGCCGCCACCAAGGCCGGCGTGATGGTCGTCAACGCCCCGACCTCCAACATCGTCACGGCCGCCGAGCTCGCCTGCGGTCTGCTCGTCGCCACCGCCCGCAACATCCCGCAGGCCAACGCCGCGCTGAAGAACGGCGAGTGGAAGCGCAGCAAGTACACGGGTGTCGAGCTCGCCGAGAAGACGCTGGGCGTCGTGGGCCTCGGCCGTATCGGCGCCCTCGTCGCGCAGCGGATGTCCGCCTTCGGCATGAAGGTCGTCGCCTACGACCCCTACGTGCAGCCCGCGCGGGCCGCGCAGATGGGCGTCAAGGTGCTGTCCCTGGACGAGCTGCTCGAGGTTTCCGACTTCATCACCGTCCACCTGCCGAAGACCCCCGAGACCCTCGGCCTGATCGGCGACGAGGCGCTGCGCAAGGTCAAGCCGAGCGTGCGCATCGTCAACGCCGCGCGCGGCGGCATCGTGGACGAGGCGGCGCTCTACGCGGCGCTGAAGGAGGGCCGCGTCGCCGGCGCGGGCCTCGACGTGTACGCCAAGGAGCCCTGCACGGACTCCCCGCTCTTCGAGCTCGACCAGGTCGTCTGCACCCCGCACCTCGGCGCCTCCACGGACGAGGCGCAGGAGAAGGCGGGCATCGCGGTCGCCAGGTCGGTGCGCCTCGCGCTCGCCGGCGAGCTGGTGCCGGACGCGGTGAACGTCCAGGGCGGTGTCATCGCCGAGGACGTCAAGCCCGGTCTGCCGCTGGCCGAGCGGCTCGGCCGCATCTTCACCGCGCTCGCCGGTGAGGTCGCCGTCCGCCTGGACGTCGAGGTCTACGGAGAGATCACCCAGCACGATGTGAAGGTGCTGGAGCTGTCCGCGCTCAAGGGCGTCTTCGAGGACGTCGTCGACGAGACGGTGTCGTACGTCAACGCGCCGCTGTTCGCGCAGGAGAGGGGCGTCGAGGTGCGCCTGACCACCAGCTCCGAGTCCGCCGACCACCGCAACGTGGTGACCGTGCGCGGCACGCTGGGCAACGGCGAGGAGGTGTCGGTCTCCGGCACGCTGGCCGGTCCGAAGAACGTCCAGAAGATCGTGGCGGTCGGCGACTTCGACGTCGACCTGGCGCTCGCCGACCACATGGTCGTCCTGCGCTACGAGGACCGCCCGGGTGTCGTCGGCACCGTCGGCCGCATCCTCGGCGAGGCCGGCATCAACATCGCCGGTATGCAGGTCGCGCGTGCCGCGGTGGGCGGGGAGGCGCTGGCCGTGCTGACCGTGGACGACACGGTGGGCTCCGCCGTTCTGGCCGAGGTCGGCTCGGAGATCGGGGCGGCGTCGGCCCGTTCGGTGAACCTGGTCTGAGACACACATGGCGAAACGCCGGACGGGCTGGTGCGATGCCGGCCCGTCCGGCGTTTTCCGTGCTCCGAGGGGTCTCAGAGGGCGGCCTGTTCGGCCTGAGCCACCGGTGCCTCCGTCTCCGCCACCGGCGTCTGCCGCACATGGATCCGGCGCAGGGTCGTCGCCGCCGCGATCGCCGCGAGGACCAGGATCGCCGTTCCGGCGAGGGCCGCGCCGTGCATGCCGGTGGTGAACGCCTCCCGGGCCGTCGTCGCCAGGGCGCCTGACGCACGCCCCGGCAGGTGACCGGCGACGGCGAGCGCGCCGCCCAGGGTCTCGCGGGCCTCGGCCGGGGCCGACGCCGGCATCTCGTGGCGGTAGACGGCCGTACCGATGGAGCCGAGGACCGCCATGCCCAGCGCGCCGCCGAACTCCGCGCCCGTCTCCAGCAGTGCGGAGGCGGAGCCCGCCTTCTCCACCGGGGCGGCGCTCATGGCCAGGTCGGTCATCTGCGAGATCACCATGACGATGCCGGAGGACAGGACGCCGCAGGCGGCGAGGGCGAGCCAGAGGGAGTCCGTGCCGAGCAGGGCCAGCATGCCGTAGCCCGCCGCGCCGATGGCGAAGCCGGCGGTGACCACATAGGCGCGGTTCACGCCCTTCTGGACCAGGGCCGTGGCCGCCGGGGCCGCCATCCCGATCGGTACCGACGGCAGGAGCGCCCACAGGGCCGCCTCCATCGCGCTCTTGTCGAGCACCGACTGCAGATACTGCGTGGTGAAGATCGCCGAGCCCATGATCGCCAGCGAGGAGACGAGGTTCAGGACGACGGCGGGGCCGAAGCCCCGGCTGCGGAAGAGGGCCGGCGAGATCATCGGAGAGGCGGTCGTGCGCTGGCGGTGTACGAAGAGGGCCGCGAAGAGCAGGCCGACGGCGACGGACACGACGTACAGCGGGTGCCAGCCCTCGGACGGGATCTCCTTGAAGCCGTAGATCAGGGGGAACACCGCCGCCATCGACAGCGGCACGCTCAGGAAGTCGAAGCGGCCGGGCTCCGGGTTCTTGGACTCGGGCAGCAGGATCGGGCCGAGGACCAGCAGCAGCACCATCGCGGGCAGGTTGACCAGGAAGACCGAGCCCCACCAGAAGTACTGCACCAGAACTCCGCTCAGCACGGAGCCGAGGGCGATTCCGCCGGTCATCACGCCGGACCAGATGCCGATCGCCTTCGCCCGCTCCTTGGAGTCGGTGAACATCGTGCGGACCAGGGCCATCGTCGAGGGCATCAGGGTCGCCCCGCCGATGCCGAGGACCGCGCGGGCCGCGATCAGGGTCTCGGCGCTGTTCGCGTAGGCCGCGACCAGGGACGCGGCGCCGAAGGCGGCGGCGCCGAACAGGAGCAGCCGGCGCCGGCCGATGCGGTCGCCCAGCGAGCCCATCGTCATCAGCAGGCCGGCCAGGACGAAGCCGTACATGTCGAAGATCCACAGCTGCTGGGTGCCGCTCGGCTGAAGGTCCACGCTGATCGCCGGGATGGCGAAGTAGAGGACCGAGACGTCCATGGAGACCAGCAGCAGCGGCAGCATCAGCACGCCGAGCGCGGTCCATTCGCGGCGACCGGCGTGCCCGGCAGGGGAGTTGGTGCTCGTCGAGTTCGTCATGCCAGAGACTGTACGGGCGTCTTAAACGCTTGTCTAGAACGCTTGTGTAAGTCGTGCGTCTAGGACGTCTGTATGGATCGGCGGTAGGGTGATTCGCATGGGACACCGTGAAGATCTGCTGGAAGGCGCCAAGCGCTGCCTGCTGGAGAAGGGCTTCGCGCGGACGACGGCGCGCGACATCGTGAAGGAGTCGGGGACCAACCTCGCCTCCATCGGCTATCACTACGGCTCGAAGGACGCGCTGCTCGCGCAGGCCTACGTCGCGCTCGTGGAGACCATGTCCGACGACTTCGGCTGGGACGGCCCCCAGATCGAGGGCGCGCCCGGTTCGCTGGAGCGCTTCCGCGGGGTGTGGTCGAGCGTCGTCGCCAGCATGCGGGAGCCCGGTTCGGTGTGGCGGCTCAGCATGGAGGTCATGACCATCGACCTGCCCGAGGTGCGCGAGTCCTTGGCCGCTGCCCAGCGCGAGGGCGGGCGCGGCATGGTGGCGCTGCTGATGGGTGTGCCCGAGGAGGAGGTCACGGACGAGACCGCGGACACGCTCGGCAAGTTCTACATGACGCTGATGACCGGCCTCATCGCACAGTGGACCTTCGACCCCGGGACCGCGCCCGACGGCGACGCCCTCACCGAGGGCCTGCGGCAGATCGTCGAAGCGGCCGCGAAGGGCTGACCCCGCCGTCCCCCCTCTCTCACACACGCCCGGTCCGCGAAGTGCGAGCGGGCGGCGCGGGGCGAACGCGCGGCCCGGCACCCGCGTGCCCGGCGCGAAAGGCCGGCGGGCCGGCGGTGCAGGGGGCGTGCGGGCGGCCCGGCACCGCCACCACCGGGTCGAGTTCGACGGCCCGTCCGGCACAGAACCGGCAGCAGTGGAAGCGGCCCGCTGCCCGGCGAGGGCCCACCCGCCTTCGAGGGCGATCGGGTCGATGGCCCGCTGTCCTGCGAGGGCCGCGAACCGGGCCTGAGGCAGAGCGGGAACACGGTGGGCGGGCCCCGGTCCGGCCGGTGCCGATGACTCACCCGGCGGTGCCGCGCGGGTCTTGCCCGGCTCCCGCGCTGCGCCCCTCACCGGCACGCCGGTCCCGCATCGCCGGGGCCAGCGCGCCCAGCATCGAGGCTGCCGTCAGCGTGAACGCCCACGGATACCCCGTGTGCCCCGCCAGGAGGCCGAAGCCCGCGGCGCCCGCCCCCATGCCCCCGTCGTAGGCGAGGTTCCACAGCGCGGTGACCGTGCCGTAGGAGGGGCGGGAGACACGGGTGTACATGAGGGCGAGGGTCGCGTTCTGGGCGACGCCGAATCCGGTCCCGAAGACCACCGCGCCCACGAGGACGGCGACCGGACCGGAGACCGCCGCCATGAGCGCCGTACCGGCGGCCGACAGCAGCAGCCCCGGGGTGATCAGCTGCCCGGAGCCGCGCCGGTCGCCGTACCGCCCCGCCGCCCAGCGGGCCGCGGTCGCGGTGGCGCTCTGCACCAGCAGCGCCGCCGTCGCCACACCGGCCGACCCGTGCGGCACGGCCAGCGGCAGGAACGTGACCAGGATGCCGGCGGCGAGCGCGGTGGTGGCGAAGACCGCCGCGGGGCGCCGCAGTCCGGTGTCGCGCAGGGCCTCCGCCATGCCGAGGGGCTTCGAGGCGGCGCCTTGCGCGGGCGCGGCCTCCCGCAGCCCCGGCACCGAGGGAATCGCCGCCAGCGCCGCCACGGCCGCGGCCACGGTGACCGGCCCGTACCCGACGTTCTGCGCGAGCCACACGCCCAGCGGCAGGGCGACCAGCGACGGGACGCCCCCGACCACGCCGACGAGGGCGAGCCCCTCGCCCCTGCGCTCCGCGGGGATCAGCGCGGCGGTCAGGGCGCCGCCCGCGACGAGGGTCAGGGCGAACCCCAGACCGCGCACCAGACAGAGGGCCGCGGTCCAGGCCGGCCCGTCGACCACGGACAGCGCCGGCGCGGGCGCGCCGAGCAGGAACAGCCCGGCCGTCAGCGGCCCCCGGTTCCCCCATCGGGCGACGATCCAGGGCCCGGCCAGCTCGCCCAGCACCGTGGACAGCATCAGCGCGCCGGTGGCGAGGCCCGCCCCGTCCCGGCCGGCGTGCGCGGGCACCGCCGACAGCAGCAGAAAGAAGTTCACCGTGGCGCCGACCATGCTCACGAACCGCAGCAGCAGAGGACGGGTCAGCAACGGTGGCCGCCCGCCCGAAGTCGCCGTTCGTGCAGGTGAGTTGGCATGTGTGGTCATGCGGTCGACGCTAGGGGGCGACCGGCCCCCCGGTAAGCTCCAATTCCATGCGTGTGCAGTGGGCCGGTCTGTCCCCCGAGTTGCTGCTGACCGTCGACCGGAGCAGCGGTGAACAGCTGCGCGCGCAACTGGAGAGGCAGTTGCGCGACGCGATACGGACCGGACGGCTGCGCGAGGACGAACGCCTGCCCTCGTCCCGCGAACTCGCCCGCAGTCTGGGCCTGTCCCGCGGCCTCGTCCAGGACTGCTACGCCCAGCTGCAGGCCGAGGGTTACCTGGTCACCCGCGTCGGCTCGGCCACCCGCGTGGCCCCCTGCGCGGGGCCCCCGGCACCGCCCGAACCCGCACCGCCCGCCGAACTCCCGCGCCTCGTCGCCGACTTCCGGCACGGCGTCCCCGACCTGGCCTCCTTCCCGCGCGCCGACTGGCTGTGGGCGATCAGGGAGGCGGCCCGCCGCATGCCCACGGCCGACCTCGACTACGGCGACCCGCGCGGCAGCCTGGCCCTGCGCACGGTCGTCGCGGGTTACCTGCGCCGGGTCCGTGCGGCCGCGGCCGCCCCCGCCCACATCCTCGTCTGCTCCGGCTACGCCCAGGGCCTCGGCCTCGCCCTCCAGGCCCTGGCCCGCACCGGCGTCCGCGCCGTCGCCCACGAGGACCCCGGCAGCCCCGCCACCGTGACGGCCTCCGTACGGGCGGCAGGTCTCACCCCGGTCCCGGTCCCGGTGGACGCGCACGGCATCGACGTACGGGCCCTGGACGCGACCGGAGCGCGCGTGGTGATCGTCACCCCCGCCCACCAGTGGCCGACG is a genomic window of Streptomyces griseochromogenes containing:
- a CDS encoding EAL domain-containing protein encodes the protein MDERSDAAEPPTATLARGGAQTRPSHEPSQPPPPQPGRPSQACPPGPTGPGSGTDREAPVNAPPSVTTVTSALDGLVRAPLAPGAPPQSRPPAVGAGSRLVQQLVLALVCGAYAIGSTFDWGSGRLALIMGDFGLSAAAGAAAVSCFCYARSPRVRFRPAWLLFALSSAMAALGNAVWGWYEVVLGRSVPSPSYADLFFLCFAPPAIVGLLVLAKRPMTRAGWICLALDAWLIGGSLLTLSWSLALAQAARFDGPSVAHTALSLAYPLLDIALVSMVLALHFRRSSGNRTAVNTAIGALALTVMCDALFTSPLLHSSYRSGQLLDAGWFAGSLLLAYAPWAAPSRPGAREADRHVPDGHTRVVHEHVPGQRGTGHPHVPAPAPGGEHGRYPAGRPLSGSLAALTPYLAAAVCTLGILYNVLNGRRPDHVVLITAGAVVLALVMRQGIMLLDNITLTQELAQKENHFRSLVQGSSDVIMIAAPNGILRYVSPAAAGVYGRSAEDLVGTELAGLIHPEDLGCVVHEVRRFLAVSPLEEATTRIECRFRSGDGGWLNVESTVNRHHGGLIFNSRDVTERVRLQAQLQHNAEHDPLTDLPNRALFTQRVQQALSGRRATDRGAALRGTAVLFIDLDGFKAVNDTIGHQAGDELLVQAARRLQDAVRQGDTASRLGGDEFAALIVGDGTRDRAARERNILELADRLRMTLSQPYAIGGNDVRVNASIGVAFAEQGLGAGELLRNADLAMYRAKSAGKGRVELYKPQMQQDVVRKAELATRLRAALHDGEFALLHQPVVCLEKGRITSVSAQARWRSSQGVLFTPAEFLRVAEDGDKTAELDRWILQEAVEQAAERAATGNVVPVAVRVSARRLLDRSMPLGSVEALLTRHGLPPGALVVELSGTDPMAALDELERRLTALSRLGVRIALDGFGSGYAAITALRRLPVDILKLDRSLVEGVVESARLHKITSGLLRIAGDLGLQSVAEGVDLPEQVVALRAMGCTHGQGMAFAGPLDEYRLRRALGSGHYPVPHAPAEPAFAGGAREPQARVGVESGGARRSEELSAVVASTPTAAPRR
- the ilvN gene encoding acetolactate synthase small subunit, with protein sequence MSKHTLSVLVENTPGILARIAALFSRRGFNIDSLAVGVTEHPDISRITIVVGVEDLPLEQVTKQLNKLVNVLKIVELEPGQAVQRELVLVKVRADNETRSQIVEIVQLFRAKTVDVSPEAVTIEATGSSEKLSAMLKMLEPFGIKELVQSGTIAIGRGARSITDRSLRALDRSA
- a CDS encoding acetolactate synthase large subunit, with protein sequence MTEQATGAHPQPRPRSGGQQSAPVEHVTGAQSLIRSLEEVGAETVFGIPGGAILPAYDPLMDSTRVRHVLVRHEQGAGHAATGYAQATGKVGVCMATSGPGATNLVTPIADAHMDSVPLVAITGQVASKSIGTDAFQEADIVGITMPITKHNFLVTKAEDIPRTIAQAFHIASTGRPGPVLVDIAKDALQAKTTFSWPPVMDLPGYRPVTKPHAKQIREAAKLITSAKRPVLYVGGGVLKAQATAELKVLAELTGAPVTTTLMALGAFPDSHPLHVGMPGMHGAVTAVTALQKADLIVALGARFDDRVTGKLDSFAPYAKIVHADIDPAEIGKNRAADVPIVGDAREVIADLVQAVQKEHSEGHQGDYTAWWSDLNRWRETYPLGYDQPEDGSLSPQQVIERIGQLAPEGTIFAAGVGQHQMWSAHFIQYEKPATWLNSGGAGTMGYAVPAAMGAKAGQPDHTVWAIDGDGCFQMTNQELTTCALNNIPIKVAIINNGALGMVRQWQTLFYNQRYSNTVLHSGPDDVNPEARGTRVPDFVKLSEAMGCVGLRCERPEDLDKVIEEANSINDRPVVVDFIVHEDAMVWPMVAAGTSNDEIMAARDVRPDFGDNEDD